Below is a genomic region from Rhabdothermincola sediminis.
CGTAGCGGACCCTGGTCTCGTCGTCCGTGCCCACCCCGGAGGTGCCCAGCCCGCACTCGGCGACCAGCAGGGCCCGCCCGGGCAACTCGTCGGCGAGACGCCGCAGCACGATTCCCAGCCCCTCCGGCCAGGGCGCGTAGCCCATGGCGGTGACCGACGCGTCGACCGGGTAGGGCCCGGTCGTCGCGTCGGCGTAGACGGTCTGGGCGGCGTAGTAGGAGAAGCCGATCAGGTCGAACGAGCCCGCCATGTCGGGCCGTTCCTCCTCGACCGTGCCAGGCACGGCCAGCACCCCGTCGCGCAGGGCGCGGATCCACGAGGTCCAGTAGACGTCGTCGAAGGCCCGGGCCATGGCTCGTGCCTGTTCCCGTTCCGCGGGGTCCCGGGATCGGGTGCCGGGATAGATCGGCGAGAGGTTCATGATCGTCGCCACCGGCTTGCCGCCGCTGCGCAGCAGGCGCCACGCCTCGTGGTTGGCGAGGTGCGTCGCTCGCAAGGCGTGGCCGAAGTCCTCGAGGCTCCTCCGCCCGGGGGGATGGGTGCCGAGCAGCCATCCCGCCCCCGCGAAGGCGACCGGCTCGTTGATCGGCTTCCATCCGGTCACCAAGTCGCCGAAGGTCTCGCCCATCCAGTCGACGTGCCGGGCCCAGTGCCCCGAGCGCGCCCGGTCGTCGAGGAAGCCGCCCAGGTCGTCGCTGAACCACCCCGGCAACGTGAAGTGGTGCAGACACACCCAGATCTCGATGCCGGCGTCGCGTGCCGCCTGCAGCATGGCGGTGTAGTGCTCGACCGCGGCGGGATCGTGGTGGCCAGGCCGGGGCTCGAGCCGGGCCCACTCGAGGGAGAGGCGGTGGTGGGTGAGGCCGTGCTCGGCGAGCAGGCGGAAGTCCTCGGCGTAGCGGGTGGCGAAGCCGTTGCCGTCGCGGGATCGGGGGGCGCGTCCGAGATCCTCCCACCGCTTCCAGTCGGCGCGGGGCGCCGCACCCTCCGTCTGCGTGGACGAGGCCGCCGTACCCCACCAGAACCCCTCCGGGAACCCCATGACCGCATTCTGCCCCGCGCCGGTTCCACTGCCGGCGCGACCGTGGAGGGCGGCGGGTACCCTCGGCACATGGCCAAGGGACGTCGGGCTGCGTACTCCCGCTGGGACGGCACCCAGGTCGGCTTCGAGCTCGATGCGTTCGACGTCTTCGAGGAGATGACCGACGACCTCCTCTACCACGGCGACATCAACGCCGCGCTCCGGCGGATGCTGCAGTCAGGGTTCCGGGACCGTAACGGGGAGCGACTCCAAGGCCTTCGCGAGATGCTCGAGAAGCTCCGGCGCTCCCGCCGGGAACGGCTTGAGCAGTACGACCTCGGCGGGGTGTACGACGACATCGCGCAGGAGTTGCGTGAGGTCGTGGACACCGAGCGGCGATCGCTCGAGGACCTGGTTCGTGAAGCACGAGAGTCGGGTGATGTGCGCCGCCAGGAGATCACCGAGCAGGTGGCGCAGGAGCGGCAGATGCAGCTCGACATGCTGTCGCCCGATCTCGCGGGCATGGTGCGCGACCTGCAGCGCT
It encodes:
- a CDS encoding family 1 glycosylhydrolase; its protein translation is MGFPEGFWWGTAASSTQTEGAAPRADWKRWEDLGRAPRSRDGNGFATRYAEDFRLLAEHGLTHHRLSLEWARLEPRPGHHDPAAVEHYTAMLQAARDAGIEIWVCLHHFTLPGWFSDDLGGFLDDRARSGHWARHVDWMGETFGDLVTGWKPINEPVAFAGAGWLLGTHPPGRRSLEDFGHALRATHLANHEAWRLLRSGGKPVATIMNLSPIYPGTRSRDPAEREQARAMARAFDDVYWTSWIRALRDGVLAVPGTVEEERPDMAGSFDLIGFSYYAAQTVYADATTGPYPVDASVTAMGYAPWPEGLGIVLRRLADELPGRALLVAECGLGTSGVGTDDETRVRYVDECIGIVSDAIEDGIDVRGFFHWTAVDNYEWLHGFDVEFGLFDRDRNPKRSADLARRYATMAV